The nucleotide sequence TTAATGACAGTCTCAAAGATTCGCTTATGCACAGTTTAGGCATACGTTTTACAATTGCCGAGGAGGATCATGTGGAAGCAACTATGCCTGTAGATGTTCGTACCCGTCAGCCATTTGGAATTTTGCATGGGGGAGCTACGCTGGCTCTTGCAGAAACAGTTGCTGGATTTGGATCTAACTTGCTTTGTAATGAATGCGAATTTGTTGTTGGTATGCAAGTTAGTGGTAATCATATATCCTCGGCTCGCGAAGGTGATACTGTTACAGCTGTAGCAAGAATTATTCACAAAGGAAGATCTACCCATATCTGGAATGTGGATATTATATCATCAATGGGAAAATTAATTTCCAGTATTCGAGTGATGAACAGTATTTTAAAGAAACGATGATTCCTGAAGAAGTAACAAATTTTGAAGGGATTGATGCCTTAATTAATCAGAATCGCAGCTTTGCATTATATTGCCTTCCGGGGTTAAACGAGCCTACCTTGGTTTTGCAAACAGGAGACAATGCGTGTAACTTAAAGACCTATTCGGATTTAAACGGAAAAAAGGGGTTTGTATTGGCTCCATTTTGTTTAAATGATTCGCATCCGATAGTTTTGATTCGTGCTGATGTCGTTTCTACTGGTTGGAAAGCTATTGCGGGTTATTCTTCCGGCAAATCATTTCGGATAATGGATGATTTTCAAGAATTTTCTGTTGGGGATGAGGCTGATTCGTTTACAAATTACACTCGGGTATTTGATTTGTTCATCGATCCATTGCGTAAAGGTACATTTGAAAAATTAGTTTTATCACGTAAAATAAAGGGATGTAAAGTTAAATCATTTTCTCCGGCGCAGTCTTTTTATAATGCTTGCAAACTGTACACGAGAGCATTCGTGTATTTATGTCATACTCCGCAAAGCGGAACATGGTTAGGTAGTACTCCGGAACTTTTACTCTCTGGGGAATTTGGCAACTGGCATACTGTAGCGCTGGCAGGAACGCAGCCGATAATTAACAACCTTTTGCCTGATAATTGGAATGATAAAAACCGAAGAGAACAAGCCTTGGTTGCAAGATATATTAAAACTCAACTTGCTTCTTCAGGAATTAATCCTTCGGAAGACGGACCTTACACAGTACGCGCAGGCGAACTTGCCCATCTAAAAACGGATTTTCATTTTGAATTATCTGATAAAGCTTGTTTAGGTGATTTGGTAGAGTTGCTTCATCCTACACCTGCTATTTGTGGGTTGCCACGAAAGGAAGCTCTTCGTTTTATTAACGAAAACGAAGGATACGATCGCAGTTATTATTCGGGTTTTATTGGAAGAATAGACCCTGAAGGATCTAATGATTTGTATGTAAATCTCCGTTGCATGCAAATTGACAGTAAGGAGCTTACTCTATATGCTGGTGGCGGATTACTGGCGTCGTCGGATGTTGATCAGGAATGGGAAGAAACAAAAGATAAATTACAGACCATGTTGGCCATATTAAAATAAAAGCTTATGTACTCTTCAAAGAAAAATGTTTTGTTACTGGCAGCCATGCTCGAAGCATATTCAATTCGAGAGGTTGTGCTTTGTCCAGGTTCCAGAAATTCGCCGCTTATTCAAACATTTTCTCAAAATCCTCTTTTCAGATGTTTTACAGTAGTCGACGAAAGGAGTGCGGGTTTTTTTGCATTAGGCCTTTCACAGGAACTTCAGCAGCCGGTTGCGGTATGTTGTACTTCTGGAACTGCCTTGTTAAATTTGGCACCAGCAGTGGCGGAAGCTTACTATCAGCAGGTTCCTTTACTTGTAATTTCGGCCGACAGGCCTCAGGCTTGGATTGGTCAGATGGATGGTCAAACACTTCCACAACCGGGAGTGTTTAATTCTCTTGTAAAACATTCTGTACAGTTGCCCGATCCAATTTCGGAGGAAGAGGAATGGTACAGCAAGCGTCTAATGCATGAAGCTATCACTCAATTAACTTATCATGTTACTGGTCCGACTCATATAAACATACCTTTAGCCGAACCTTTGTTTGATTTTACTGCAACAGAATTACCTGTTATTAAACCAATTCTTCGCGATGGGCCTTATTCTTCTCTGAAGAATAATGTTTTATTGGAAGAATGGAATGAACACAAAAAGCGAATGATTCTTGTAGGGCAGTTGCCTCCTTTTAATGGATTACAACATGCGCTTGAACAGCTTGCTGCAAAGTTTGATTGTGTTATTTTTGCCGAACATACGGCGAATATTCCGTCATCTAGCGTTATTTATAATTATGATGCTATATTGTATCAGTTACTTAATGAAGAAATTGCTTGTTTTTCGCCAGATTTGCTTATTACATTAGGTGGACATATTGTTTCCAAAAGGATAAAGAAATTCTTGCGGTCACATCCTCCAAAAGCTCATTGGTGTATTTCTGAAGATAATAAGATTGTCGATCTTTTCCAGTGTCTTACTGCACAACTTGAAATGGATCCGCTTTCCTTTATTGAAGAACTATTAAAGAAGTGTCCCGATACGGGAGAAAAACATATTTATCAATCTCGATGGGAGAAACAAACTCAAAGGGTTAAACCTCCAATGGATATTGTATTCTCTGATTTGTGGGCAATTGGAAAACTTTTTTCTTCCTTACCTGCTAAAGCGGCTTTACAATTGGGAAATAGTTCGACTGTTCGAAATGCGCAACTCTTCCCTTTAGACCCCTCGATTGCTGTTTATTGTAATAGAGGAACCAGTGGAATAGAAGGGTCCGTTTCGACTGCTGTTGGCTTTGCTGCTATTCATAAAGGACTTACTTTTCTGGTTGTCGGAGACTTGAGCTTCTTTTACGATATAAATGGCATATGGAACCGTCACACAAGGGATAACCTGCGTATTTTACTAATAAATAACGGAGGTGGAGAAATTTTTCACTTGCTGCCAGGATTAAATAAGGCTTCATCGTTGGATACATATGTTTGCTGCAGGCATAATACACGTGCCGGAGAATGGGCCGAGGCTATGGGATTTGATTACTATGCTGCCGCGAACGAAGATGAATTCTCTGCCAATCTTCCTTTATTTGTTTCAAATACATCTGTACGGCCCATATTATTTGAGATTATTACTTCCATGGAAGTAAATGCCGAGGTTTTTAAAACGTATTATCATCATCTAAAAACAATATAAAATATGTCTACGAACAGAAATTGGTCAACCATCAAAGAATACGAAGATATCCTTTTTGATTTTTATAATGGAATTGGTCGAATTACGATAAATCGGCCCCGTTACAGAAATGCTTTTACGCCTACTACAACCGGTGAAATGAGTGATGCCTTACGTATCTGTCGTGAAATGTCTGATATAAGCGTTGTTGTAATTACAGGAGCCGGAGATAAAGCTTTTTGTTCAGGAGGAGACCAGAATGTAAAGGGTAAAGGCGGATATATCGGTAAAGACGGCGTTCCCCGCCTTAGTGTGCTGGATGTGCAGAAGCAGATTCGTTCTATTCCGAAACCTGTGATTGCTGCTGTAAATGGTTATGCAATTGGAGGTGGACATGTTCTTCACGTGGTTTGTGATTTATCAATTGCGTCCGATAATGCAATTTTTGGACAAACAGGTCCTCGTGTTGGTAGTTTTGATGCAGGTTTTGGATCTTCTTACCTTGCCCGAATAGTAGGACAAAAAAAAGCACGCGAAATTTGGTTTCTTTGTCGTCAATATAATGCTCAGGAAGCTCTTGATATGGGGCTCGTAAATAAGGTTGTTCCCTTTGACCAACTTGAAGATGAAGTGGTTGATTGGGCAGAAACTATGATGATGCATAGTCCTTTAGCTTTGCGAATGATTAAAGCAGGCTTAAATGCCGAATTAGATGGTCAGGCTGGTATTCAGGAATTAGCCGGAGATGCAACTATGCTTTACTATTTAACGGAAGAAGCACAGGAAGGTAAAAATGCTTTTCTTGAAAAAAGAAAGCCAGACTTTAAACAATTTCCTAAATTGCCATGATGCAAGCAACCATTTTACCTTATACGTTACAGTTTAAGCAACCTGCGGGAACTTCCCGCGGGGTTTATCTGACACGAAAGGTTTGGTATGTTGTGCTTACATCCATAGACAATCCGCAGCACTATGGTATAGGGGAATGCGCTCCCCTACCCAACCTAAGTTGCGATGACTTACCCGATTATGAATCAATTCTTAAAGCGGCTTGTTTAAAGGTTCAAAATACTGGAGCGATTGACTATAATGCTTTAAAGACTTATCCATCGATTCTCTTTGGTTTGGAAAGTGCTTTACGGCATTATAATTCGGAAAGCTATGCTTTGTGGAATACATCGTTTTCACGAGGTGAATGTGGTATCCGTATCAATGGATTGATATGGATGGGTGAATATAAAAAGATGCTGGAGCAGATTTCTAAAAAACTGGAAACTGGATTTCGGTGCATTAAACTAAAGATCGGGGCTATCGACTTCGAGCAGGAATTGTCTTTATTAAAGCATATCAGGTCGACCTTTTCTAACGATGAACTTACTTTACGAGTAGATGCCAATGGAGCCTTCCTTCCCAAAGAAGCAATGGAAAAGCTTAAACGATTGTCTGAATTTGATATTCATTCCATCGAACAACCAATCCGCGCGGGACAATGGGAAGAAATGGCAAAACTGACTGCCTGTAGTCCGATTCCAATAGCACTTGATGAAGAGTTGATTGGGATAAACGACTTAAAGGATAAAAAGAAATTACTTAAAACGATTCAGTCTCAATATATTATATTGAAACCGTCTCTTCATGGGGGATTATCCGGATCTGAGGAATGGATAAATGAGGCCGGAAACGCAGGTGTCGATTGGTGGATTACATCCGCATTGGAGTCGAATATCGGGTTAAATGTAATTGCTCAGTGGACCGCTTCTTTAGATACAAAGCTCCCTCAGGGTTTAGGAACCGGATCCCTTTTTACCAATAATATTACAATGCCATTAGAGATAAGAAAGGATAGTTTGTGGTTCGATCCCAACGGATTAATACCCGATATAG is from uncultured Macellibacteroides sp. and encodes:
- a CDS encoding o-succinylbenzoate synthase encodes the protein MMQATILPYTLQFKQPAGTSRGVYLTRKVWYVVLTSIDNPQHYGIGECAPLPNLSCDDLPDYESILKAACLKVQNTGAIDYNALKTYPSILFGLESALRHYNSESYALWNTSFSRGECGIRINGLIWMGEYKKMLEQISKKLETGFRCIKLKIGAIDFEQELSLLKHIRSTFSNDELTLRVDANGAFLPKEAMEKLKRLSEFDIHSIEQPIRAGQWEEMAKLTACSPIPIALDEELIGINDLKDKKKLLKTIQSQYIILKPSLHGGLSGSEEWINEAGNAGVDWWITSALESNIGLNVIAQWTASLDTKLPQGLGTGSLFTNNITMPLEIRKDSLWFDPNGLIPDIVHDFKFTDE
- a CDS encoding isochorismate synthase produces the protein MIPEEVTNFEGIDALINQNRSFALYCLPGLNEPTLVLQTGDNACNLKTYSDLNGKKGFVLAPFCLNDSHPIVLIRADVVSTGWKAIAGYSSGKSFRIMDDFQEFSVGDEADSFTNYTRVFDLFIDPLRKGTFEKLVLSRKIKGCKVKSFSPAQSFYNACKLYTRAFVYLCHTPQSGTWLGSTPELLLSGEFGNWHTVALAGTQPIINNLLPDNWNDKNRREQALVARYIKTQLASSGINPSEDGPYTVRAGELAHLKTDFHFELSDKACLGDLVELLHPTPAICGLPRKEALRFINENEGYDRSYYSGFIGRIDPEGSNDLYVNLRCMQIDSKELTLYAGGGLLASSDVDQEWEETKDKLQTMLAILK
- the menB gene encoding 1,4-dihydroxy-2-naphthoyl-CoA synthase — encoded protein: MSTNRNWSTIKEYEDILFDFYNGIGRITINRPRYRNAFTPTTTGEMSDALRICREMSDISVVVITGAGDKAFCSGGDQNVKGKGGYIGKDGVPRLSVLDVQKQIRSIPKPVIAAVNGYAIGGGHVLHVVCDLSIASDNAIFGQTGPRVGSFDAGFGSSYLARIVGQKKAREIWFLCRQYNAQEALDMGLVNKVVPFDQLEDEVVDWAETMMMHSPLALRMIKAGLNAELDGQAGIQELAGDATMLYYLTEEAQEGKNAFLEKRKPDFKQFPKLP
- the menD gene encoding 2-succinyl-5-enolpyruvyl-6-hydroxy-3-cyclohexene-1-carboxylic-acid synthase produces the protein MYSSKKNVLLLAAMLEAYSIREVVLCPGSRNSPLIQTFSQNPLFRCFTVVDERSAGFFALGLSQELQQPVAVCCTSGTALLNLAPAVAEAYYQQVPLLVISADRPQAWIGQMDGQTLPQPGVFNSLVKHSVQLPDPISEEEEWYSKRLMHEAITQLTYHVTGPTHINIPLAEPLFDFTATELPVIKPILRDGPYSSLKNNVLLEEWNEHKKRMILVGQLPPFNGLQHALEQLAAKFDCVIFAEHTANIPSSSVIYNYDAILYQLLNEEIACFSPDLLITLGGHIVSKRIKKFLRSHPPKAHWCISEDNKIVDLFQCLTAQLEMDPLSFIEELLKKCPDTGEKHIYQSRWEKQTQRVKPPMDIVFSDLWAIGKLFSSLPAKAALQLGNSSTVRNAQLFPLDPSIAVYCNRGTSGIEGSVSTAVGFAAIHKGLTFLVVGDLSFFYDINGIWNRHTRDNLRILLINNGGGEIFHLLPGLNKASSLDTYVCCRHNTRAGEWAEAMGFDYYAAANEDEFSANLPLFVSNTSVRPILFEIITSMEVNAEVFKTYYHHLKTI